One window of the Deinococcus planocerae genome contains the following:
- a CDS encoding thiamine pyrophosphate-dependent dehydrogenase E1 component subunit alpha yields the protein MIQPFTPDPLSWVADDGQPIRELPARFTPEVLRGLHRDMVRAREFDRKLVTLLRQGRTTFYAQSRGMEATQVGLARSIRVGHDWVWPYYRDHALGLTMGVPLLDLVSQCLGTNSDPCRGRQMPHHFGAGRQNFVSISSSIASQVPPAAGNAMAQKYLGVDEITVCTFGDGATSEGDWHAGVNMAAVNGAPCLFVCENNQWAISTPLRGQMASETVHVKARAYGMPGYLVDGNDIVAVMEVLAHVVEELRRGSGPALVECLTYRVGSHSNADADAEKNYRTREEVALWTARDPITRVEGLLEHLGHPVSAEERAGLIAATHREVDEAVGQAEASGQPDWRIMFEDVYADLPVHLREQAAFLRAEQTGGRA from the coding sequence ATGATTCAGCCGTTCACCCCCGACCCGCTCTCGTGGGTCGCCGACGACGGCCAACCAATCCGGGAACTGCCCGCCCGCTTCACCCCCGAGGTGCTGCGGGGCCTGCACCGCGACATGGTGCGGGCGCGGGAGTTTGACCGCAAACTCGTCACCCTGCTCCGCCAGGGCCGCACCACTTTCTACGCCCAGTCGCGCGGGATGGAGGCCACCCAGGTCGGCCTCGCCCGCTCGATCCGCGTCGGGCACGACTGGGTGTGGCCGTACTACCGCGACCACGCCCTCGGGCTAACGATGGGGGTGCCGCTGCTCGACCTCGTGAGCCAGTGCCTCGGCACCAACTCGGACCCCTGCCGCGGTCGCCAGATGCCCCACCACTTCGGTGCGGGGCGGCAGAATTTCGTCTCCATCAGTTCCTCCATCGCCTCGCAGGTGCCGCCCGCCGCCGGAAACGCCATGGCGCAAAAATACCTGGGGGTGGACGAGATCACCGTCTGCACTTTCGGGGACGGGGCGACGAGCGAGGGCGACTGGCACGCGGGCGTGAACATGGCCGCCGTGAACGGGGCGCCCTGCCTCTTCGTGTGCGAGAACAACCAGTGGGCGATCAGCACGCCGCTGAGGGGCCAGATGGCGAGCGAGACGGTCCACGTCAAGGCCCGCGCGTACGGGATGCCGGGCTACCTGGTGGACGGCAACGACATCGTGGCGGTGATGGAGGTCCTGGCACACGTCGTGGAGGAGCTGCGACGGGGAAGCGGCCCCGCCCTCGTCGAGTGCCTGACCTACCGGGTGGGCTCGCACTCCAACGCGGACGCCGACGCCGAGAAGAACTACCGCACCCGCGAGGAGGTGGCGCTCTGGACGGCCCGCGACCCCATCACCCGCGTCGAGGGGCTGCTGGAGCACCTGGGCCACCCGGTAAGCGCCGAGGAGCGTGCGGGGCTGATCGCCGCCACCCACCGCGAGGTGGACGAGGCGGTGGGGCAGGCCGAGGCGAGCGGGCAGCCCGACTGGCGGATCATGTTCGAGGACGTGTACGCCGACCTGCCCGTCCACCTGCGCGAGCAGGCCGCCTTCCTGCGCGCCGAGCAGACGGGGGGCCGGGCATGA
- a CDS encoding response regulator transcription factor: MLAQILVVEDDPHLGPLLKEYLSADYLVHHASTLKDAQGWLGTHSAQLILLDLNLPDGDGLDLVQALRQYSSTPVLVLSARSGVQERVAGLNAGADDYLTKPFAMPELDARITALLRRTAAGTGVNLGNTSLSTSSLLLTVNDKNVNLTEHEARILELMMRTPERVFSRADIESHLYGWETPNSNSVEVRISQLRKKLEQAHSDLRIRTIRNVGYVLQA; encoded by the coding sequence ATGCTCGCCCAGATTCTCGTCGTGGAGGACGACCCGCACCTCGGGCCGCTCCTCAAGGAATACCTCTCCGCCGACTACCTCGTTCACCACGCCTCTACCCTCAAGGACGCCCAGGGGTGGCTCGGCACCCACTCGGCCCAGCTCATCTTGCTCGACCTCAACCTCCCGGACGGCGACGGCCTCGACCTCGTGCAGGCGCTGCGGCAGTATTCGAGCACGCCCGTGCTGGTGCTCTCGGCCCGCAGCGGCGTGCAGGAGCGGGTCGCGGGGCTGAACGCGGGGGCGGACGACTACCTCACCAAACCCTTTGCCATGCCCGAACTCGACGCGCGGATCACGGCCCTGCTTCGGCGCACCGCCGCCGGGACGGGCGTGAACCTCGGCAACACCAGCCTCTCGACGAGCAGTCTGCTGCTGACCGTCAACGACAAGAACGTGAACCTCACCGAACACGAGGCGCGCATCCTGGAGCTGATGATGCGCACGCCCGAGCGGGTGTTCTCGCGCGCCGACATCGAGTCGCACCTCTACGGCTGGGAGACGCCCAACAGCAACTCCGTCGAGGTCCGCATCTCCCAACTGCGCAAGAAGCTGGAGCAGGCCCACAGCGACCTGCGCATCCGCACCATCCGCAACGTCGGTTATGTCCTGCAAGCCTGA
- a CDS encoding dihydrolipoamide acetyltransferase family protein, which yields MREVLLPELAESVVEGEILKWLVGEGESVALEQPLCEVMTDKVTVELPSPVAGVLRQRLAKEGDVVAVHAPIALIDEAAGRGGESAPSPAVPETKADLPLQAEEERSQMAGDADVGSGGGSIVETGQIAASADDDASLFKAFTSNETVTVQGLGTRGGGTATLSPPAQAPAPTQSAGRVPAVPAARRLARELGVDLAQVRGSGPNGRVRMEDVSAHAQATSAGEAPAPTPLPPTPVTPPPAQAPAPAAKGGGGLPVPPPQYRTPRGYEHLEERVPLRGMRRAISNQMQASHLYTVRTLTVDEVNLSKLVEFRSRVKDEAQAAGVRLSYLPFIFKAVAAALRKYPSLNSSYDEATGEIVMKRYYNIGMAVATEAGLTVPVLRDVNTRSVFELAGQVTDLAARAQAGRLTPEDMAGSTFSVTNIGSIGALFSFPIINVPDAAILSVHSIQKRPIVNEQGEIVVAHMMYLSLSFDHRLVDGAEAARFCKEVIRLLENPDRLLLEAI from the coding sequence GTGAGAGAAGTGCTGTTGCCCGAACTCGCCGAGAGCGTGGTCGAGGGCGAAATCTTGAAGTGGTTGGTGGGAGAGGGCGAGAGCGTGGCCCTCGAGCAACCCCTGTGCGAGGTCATGACCGACAAGGTGACCGTCGAACTCCCCAGTCCCGTCGCGGGCGTGCTGCGTCAGCGGCTGGCGAAGGAGGGCGACGTGGTGGCCGTCCACGCCCCCATCGCCCTCATCGACGAGGCGGCGGGGAGGGGAGGGGAGAGCGCGCCTTCCCCGGCGGTTCCGGAAACGAAGGCCGACCTGCCCCTCCAGGCCGAGGAGGAGCGGTCCCAGATGGCCGGGGACGCCGACGTGGGGAGCGGCGGGGGAAGCATTGTGGAGACGGGGCAGATCGCCGCGAGCGCGGACGACGACGCCAGCCTCTTCAAGGCGTTTACCTCCAACGAGACGGTGACCGTGCAGGGGCTGGGGACCCGGGGCGGCGGGACGGCCACCCTCAGCCCGCCCGCCCAGGCTCCGGCGCCCACCCAGAGCGCGGGTCGGGTCCCCGCCGTCCCCGCCGCGCGTCGGCTCGCCCGCGAACTCGGGGTAGACCTCGCGCAGGTGCGCGGCAGCGGCCCCAACGGGCGGGTGCGGATGGAGGACGTAAGCGCCCACGCACAGGCCACCTCGGCGGGGGAGGCCCCGGCGCCCACTCCTCTTCCCCCAACGCCCGTCACGCCTCCGCCCGCCCAGGCTCCGGCGCCCGCCGCGAAAGGGGGAGGCGGCCTGCCCGTCCCCCCGCCCCAGTACCGCACGCCCAGGGGGTACGAGCACCTTGAGGAGCGGGTGCCGCTGCGGGGGATGCGCCGGGCGATCTCCAACCAGATGCAGGCGAGCCACCTCTACACCGTCCGCACCCTGACCGTGGACGAGGTGAACCTGAGCAAACTGGTCGAGTTCCGCTCGCGCGTGAAGGACGAGGCGCAGGCGGCGGGCGTGCGGCTTAGCTACCTCCCCTTCATCTTCAAGGCGGTCGCGGCGGCCCTGCGGAAGTACCCCAGCCTGAACTCCTCGTACGACGAGGCGACGGGCGAGATCGTCATGAAGCGCTACTACAACATCGGGATGGCGGTCGCCACCGAGGCGGGCCTGACCGTGCCCGTGCTGCGCGACGTGAACACGAGGAGCGTTTTCGAACTCGCCGGGCAGGTCACGGACCTCGCCGCGCGGGCGCAGGCGGGGAGGCTCACGCCCGAGGACATGGCCGGAAGCACCTTCTCCGTGACGAACATCGGCTCCATCGGGGCGCTGTTCTCCTTCCCGATCATCAACGTGCCCGACGCGGCGATCCTGAGCGTGCACTCCATCCAGAAGCGGCCTATCGTGAACGAGCAAGGTGAGATCGTCGTGGCGCACATGATGTACCTCTCGCTGAGCTTCGACCACCGCCTGGTGGACGGGGCGGAGGCGGCCCGGTTTTGCAAGGAGGTCATCCGGCTCCTCGAAAACCCCGACCGGCTGCTGCTGGAGGCGATCTAG
- a CDS encoding alpha-ketoacid dehydrogenase subunit beta encodes MTATEPKPAVQGSEAQGTRTLTLIQAVTEALREELARDERVVVFGQDVGARGGVFLATAGLQAEFGERRVFDTPLSEASIVGAAVGMAVRGLRPVAEVQFADYMGPGFDQIVSQAAKIRYRSGGQFTAPLVIRTPSGGGVKGGHHHSQSPEAYYAHTPGLKVVMPSTPYDAKGLLKAAIRGHDPVIYFEPKRLYRAAKGEVPAHDYTVELGRGAVRREGRDLTLIGYGGVMPDVEKAAAALSKEGVEAEVIDLRSLVPWDRDLVLTSVEKTGRAVLVSEAPRTANFMGEVAYVIQEELFDALLAPVSQVAGFDTPYPYVQDKVYLPGANRIAAACVKVLNY; translated from the coding sequence ATGACGGCCACCGAACCCAAACCCGCCGTCCAGGGGAGCGAGGCGCAGGGAACTCGCACCCTCACCCTGATCCAGGCGGTCACCGAGGCGCTGCGGGAAGAACTCGCCCGCGACGAGCGGGTGGTCGTCTTCGGGCAGGACGTGGGGGCGCGCGGCGGCGTCTTCCTGGCGACGGCGGGCCTCCAGGCCGAGTTCGGCGAGCGGCGGGTCTTCGACACCCCCCTCAGCGAGGCGAGCATCGTGGGCGCGGCGGTCGGGATGGCGGTGCGCGGCCTTAGGCCCGTCGCCGAGGTCCAGTTCGCGGACTACATGGGGCCGGGCTTCGACCAGATCGTCAGCCAGGCGGCCAAGATCCGCTACCGCTCGGGCGGGCAGTTCACCGCGCCCCTGGTCATCCGCACCCCCTCGGGCGGCGGCGTGAAGGGCGGGCACCACCACAGCCAGAGTCCGGAGGCGTATTACGCGCACACGCCGGGGCTCAAGGTCGTCATGCCGAGCACTCCCTACGACGCGAAGGGGCTCCTGAAGGCGGCGATCCGGGGCCATGACCCGGTGATCTACTTCGAGCCCAAGCGGCTGTACCGCGCGGCGAAGGGGGAGGTCCCGGCCCACGACTACACGGTCGAGCTGGGGCGGGGGGCCGTGCGCCGAGAGGGGCGGGACCTCACCCTGATCGGCTACGGCGGGGTGATGCCCGACGTGGAGAAGGCGGCGGCGGCCCTGTCCAAGGAGGGGGTCGAGGCGGAGGTGATCGACCTGCGCTCGCTCGTCCCCTGGGACCGCGACCTCGTGCTCACCAGCGTGGAGAAGACCGGGCGCGCGGTTCTCGTCAGCGAGGCGCCGCGCACCGCGAACTTCATGGGCGAGGTCGCGTACGTGATTCAGGAGGAGCTGTTCGACGCCCTGCTCGCGCCCGTGTCGCAGGTCGCGGGCTTCGACACCCCCTACCCCTACGTGCAGGACAAGGTGTACCTCCCCGGCGCCAACCGCATCGCGGCGGCGTGCGTGAAGGTCCTCAACTACTAG